TTACAGGCTGTTGAATGATATTAAATAATTGCATTACTTCAAAATCACAAAAAGGCACAACAGAATACCTTGCTTGGAAATTGAAGCTTGACAAATTAATGCTAGATGCAAGGTGCAAAATTAGAATACTGTGAGAAAGGATGCAGTTTCAGGAGCTGCTATGACCTGACTTAACTACCACCAAAATGGGGAGTTCCCCCTTCTCACAACCTACTCACTGTATTCCCTTTTGCTCATGGCTACACATTCCCATCTTTTATCTTGTGCCAAAACAAGAGGATGTTGGACTCCTCCATGACCTGCTTTTAACTAAATTAAACAGTGCATTAGTGTGTGTCGTAGTGACTCCATGAGGGAATGGGCAGGTGTCAGAACCAgtacaaaggagagaaagggacCACGCATACAGGAACAGTGGAGAAAGCAATTACCTCCACAGTGGTAACAAGCCACTAGATACACAAAGCCCTCTAATTGGCCTTGGGAGTAACTATGGAAACTGTGAAAGTTGTGATGGACTCTACCTCCAAAAACTTCAAGACAAGAGAAGATTTTCTTAAGCAGGTTAAACTTTGATACAAAGTAGAATTAATTCTAGGAAGTTCTACAGAagaggtcagactagatgatgTTCCTTCAAGAATTTATTTACACAAATTTTAAGTACTACTTAAACAAACGCATGCAGCACAGACCTTTGCAACATTCAGATTAATGCACGAGCAGAAAAGCGATGGCTGCTAACCCGCTTTATGTGATTCAGGAAATACTGTGAGTATCTCAGCAGCTCAGCAACACTGTTTAATAGAGAGGGAGGTAAGGCCAAGCTGCACGTGCTTGCATTTCAACTAAGTTTTAGTAATTTCTCTGAGAGTTCACATTGCTTATAATCTCTCAGAAGGCAGCGAACAGAATATCTGAACATGCATGTTGGACATAGCTGGATCTACAGACAAAGTATATAACAAGTACTTACtgaaatgaagatgttaagcaggTTTTCCAGTGTTGGGAGCTGTGGAATCAGTTTCTGTACCACTTTGCTAAATGCTTCAAATATAGAATGATCATATATGCTTGTCagataaaagctggaaaaaaacgTCACCACATTTTCCTTTTAGCCATATACTGTGAACATGATGTACCTTTCATAATATGAGTGAAATGAAATATTGTCAAACAGCAAGTGCCTACTCTTATGCAATTACCCCTTGTGATCGAAAGTCACGTTATGATTGAAGCATAGGACTTCATTTCTATACCAAAAACCCCTAAACACTGCAAACTAGACCTCAGTGTAGAACTTCATGATGCAACTCCCACCTTGGTattcttatgaaaatattttttaaatggcaggaAAGGAGTATTACTGAGTATGTCTGTTGTGATCTACTTTTTGAAAGCTGTGGACCCATTTATCAATGCAATGACGCAGTCAGGTTGTTAAGAGCTCTAAAGAGCTGGCATGTTCACAGAGCAGGTCTCTCTTTTTAATAGATTTGTACTTGGCTTTAAGTGCTAAGAAAGACAGGACAACTTGATGTCCTCTAGTTCCCAGTCTGCAGAAGTCcactatttttcattatttgctacAACAATCTGCTTTATCAGCAGACATAAGGCAAAGATACAGCACCTGTCTTCCCAAGTGGCTCCAAGCAGGCTGTAGCAGTGAGGACTAGTGATTGGGAGGGGACTGTGAGGTGGAGAGGTTTCAAAGAAGGCAAAAGTGATGTAGGTAGCATATACACTCTACTGGCTGGAGCTCTACTGGTTGCTGCCACTGTCCAAGCAACTTATTTCaagacagcagctgcagcaaaaacTGGTAGGACTCTGGTGTATTTGTCATCTGTTTTTAAGCAcatctcctctccatctttccctCCAAGACAGCAATCAGAAATAAGATACTCTGTTTGGCTCAAGTCAAATGCAATGTCTCTGATTATCCTTTTCCTTCATATATCAAAAGCTTGTTGCCTGCTACttcaagagaacagaaaatggtAACTTGTCAAATAAGCTGCTCTCCTCTTTAGGATactctgcacagcagcttttctcACCTGAGGTGAATCTTTTCCAATCCGGCATCTGCAAGGTCATCATTTGCCCTCTGGTGAATATCTCTTTGCGTTTCAATCTTGTGATCATCAGATAAACCATCCACTTTATGGATAAAGATTTCAAAGTTGATATCTGGATTCACTTTATAGGCTCTGGTCACAGTAAGATGCAGCCGAGCTAATGCTTCCATATAATCATcctaatgaaggaaaaagaaaactgtagggaagttcttaaaaatatatataaaattttatgaTACTTACTTCTAGATAATGCTACAGTTCAACaacagcttaatttttttattacatttataagCAGAAGCCTGAGCCTACATCCAGCATGTGTTCCAATGTCATGCTGTCAGTATTTAGGAGTCTGAGCAAGAACCTTGAGATGTTAAAGCAAATTAGTTAACTTTTGAACATACtgcagagagagattaaaaataacCAAGCAGCTCTTCAAGCTTTAATGactttcttttaatgtgtttgtgaTGTAAgttatttatttgctttgaaaaaatctgtgcttttcaACCCGTTTGTCTattgctgaaggaagaaaataaaaaggtagctTAAACACCCTTTTTTTACCTGAGAATCAATAACAAATATCAGTGCTCCAGTGCCTCTGAAAATCATCTCATAGTCAAACGTAGGGTCAAAGAAGTCAATTTGCCCAGGAAAATCCCATATCTGAAAGTTGACAAAGGAGCTGTTGGAAACATCCTCTCTGCAGATCTTGTTTGTGCTCTCCAAGAAGAGAGTCTCATTCGGAGACATTTTGTGAAAGACAACTTTCTGAATGGAAGACTTCCCACTTCTTCTCAATCCCATGAGCAGGATTCTTGGCTTAACTTCAGTACTGAAGGGATCATTGAAATCCAAAACTGAATAAAATCACACAAGAAGAAAGGTAATATACTATGGCAATATAATTAGTAACTGTTAGATAACATGCATTTGACATTTATCTTCATGACATTTTTACTTGAATTTATGCAAATGTTACTAATTTTTAAGCTTACGGTACTACAGGCATTTTAACTTGAATTATTTGCCCCTTAGGCTATACTATCAGAAAACCTACTTCTCACCTGTAAGACTGAGACTGCAGAAGGTTTGATCGCTCAGTTTGTATGTGAAAAATGTGTTATCACACACAGACATCCTAAAATACCTGATTTTACTCTAACTATCACTATCCCACACACATTCCAACCCAACTTTAAAGAATATAATCCAGTAACAACTGGATTGTCAACTGATAGCTACATCACACTGCTGGAAGAAAGGAGTAAGTTTGTGTTAGTTACATCTGTGTGATCTTCCTAAGGCTACATGAGGGCTTCCTtcctctaaaataaataaatagagagaGAGATGGTAAAAATCACACATCCCAGGAGCTATAGAAAGAGGACAACTCAGCAGGGAAACAATTCCTCTATGTTGGGACTTAGAACACAGTACTGAACTCACGAGGAGTCCTTTTCTAAGGTAGTTAGGATCGCACCTGCTATTGAATAATTTGTGTTGTGATCTGTAAAAGTTCGTTATCCAATAAGTAAGATTACAGCATATCCCCTGcctatttgcaaaacaaaagcctGGGAACACAGTGATTTCATTGTGTTACCTACCCCAGTTTGAAACTGGTACCACTAAACCAGAACATTTTCTAGTGCTGATGCAGTTATATTAGCATAAAGGTAGTTACAGGAGCAAACTATACTGTTGTATCTGCAAGAACATGAATGTATAGCTATCCAGACCTGTAAGTACACCAACTTCAGTTTCAGGTATCTCTAATCAAAACAGCTGCAACAGTCTCAATTGCTGCATTTAGTTGGGCTATAACTTTGAAATGTCTGAGCTGAAAATGGTACTGCATATAGATGTAAAAAGCTTTTGAACACCACCTGTCTGCAGCATCAAACACAAGCAACACAAAAAATGCAGTTGCCAAGGCTAAATCTGCAGCGTAAGGCTCACAGCACGAAGTGGTCGGGTTTAAAATACTGATCAGACAACAGGCTAAACACACTAGCTATCAGGAAGACCTTCTCCCACCCACTGCAGTACAGACTATTCAACATAATTCAGAGCACAACATAATTGCACTTCTTTGTCTTCTGGGATAAATTTTGAATTGCAGAAAACTGGCACACATTTGTTCATACGCATCCTTCCTGCATATGCCCTGCATACTTTAAGTGATCAGCTTTACTCCAAAAgtacaaaaccccaaaataagaAACCTCAGGAACAACAATTTGAACCTGTCAATTTATTACATAGCCTTATGGGCTGATAAACATGGAAAGCTTGAAGGAATCCTTTGCCTTGGAGCATGTTTTGTACCCAGGGGTGGTGATCACATCCACCCTCTTGTGTTCCTCAAGCCTCGCTCACAACTTCGAGAAACGCAAGAGCAGGATGTGCCTGCCAGGAGGCACAGAACCTTGTTCACAGCTGTTTGTGCCTCCTGAGCTTCAGTTACCCAGAATCAGGGCTTCTCAACTGAAGGTCTTGCAGTGCTAGCATAAAACATCCCCTTGGCACCATCTACTGGCTTCTGAGCAGTTATGCCACTCAGTGTGGGCCCGTGGCACCACAGTGACTGACGGGAGTTGAAAACTCGTTATCGGTGGGATCCTatccattttaaatacatttgaaaggcCTTGACAGGTGTTACCACTTACTGTGCTCTTGTTAATTATCACACATGAAACACTGCCAGGCTAGAGCAGTGCACAGATGAAACCCCTTCAAGCAAGAATAGTGACAGCTAACTCCATAAGAATCTCAT
The Mycteria americana isolate JAX WOST 10 ecotype Jacksonville Zoo and Gardens chromosome 3, USCA_MyAme_1.0, whole genome shotgun sequence genome window above contains:
- the RRAGD gene encoding ras-related GTP-binding protein D, whose product is MSQVPRKLPEEEEGDDEEEEEEEIVGLAGYADGAESFSDGDAESGGDEAFLDFNDPFSTEVKPRILLMGLRRSGKSSIQKVVFHKMSPNETLFLESTNKICREDVSNSSFVNFQIWDFPGQIDFFDPTFDYEMIFRGTGALIFVIDSQDDYMEALARLHLTVTRAYKVNPDINFEIFIHKVDGLSDDHKIETQRDIHQRANDDLADAGLEKIHLSFYLTSIYDHSIFEAFSKVVQKLIPQLPTLENLLNIFISNSGIEKAFLFDVVSKIYIATDSTPVDMQTYELCCDMIDVVIDISCIYGLKDDGTGTPYDKESMAIIKLNNTTVLYLKEVTKFLALVCFVREESFERKGLIDYNFHCFRKAIQEVFEVRMKVVRSRKHQSHMQKNKRPTPNGTPRMPL